One stretch of Diabrotica undecimpunctata isolate CICGRU chromosome 5, icDiaUnde3, whole genome shotgun sequence DNA includes these proteins:
- the LOC140442226 gene encoding uncharacterized protein — MVGPSLQDDLVSIIPKFRQPSYVVTADIAKMYRQVLVNPSQRCLQKILWRTEPSQPLCAYKLNTVTYGTAAASLLSTCLHQLSLDSMDEYPEASKVIGHDFYVDDLLTGSESADSLSRIFLYFRIWKLSIT; from the coding sequence ATGGTAGGACCTTCACTTCAAGATGATCTTGTATCTATAATACCAAAATTTCGTCAACCTTCTTATGTTGTCACTGCCGATATTGCTAAAATGTACCGGCAAGTTTTAGTGAACCCATCGCAACGTTGCTTGCAGAAAATTCTATGGCGAACTGAGCCTTCTCAACCACTTTGCGCTTATAAACTCAACACAGTTACGTATGGCACAGCTGCTGCTTCTTTACTGTCAACTTGTCTTCATCAATTATCCCTTGATTCCATGGATGAATATCCAGAGGCTTCTAAAGTTATTGGCCACGACTTTTACGTCGACGACCTGTTAACAGGTTCGGAGTCTGCAGATAGTTTATCGAGAATCTTTCTCTATTTTAGAATCTGGAAGCTTTCCATTACGTAA